The proteins below are encoded in one region of Pseudomonadota bacterium:
- a CDS encoding NAD(P) transhydrogenase subunit alpha: protein MSDLLHTSFQLNALSPFMIGLIIFVLAVFVGYYVVWKVTPALHSPLMAVTNAISSVIIVGALLACGPLDLSLSKILGFVAVILASINIFGGFLITQRMLSMFKKKERPKK from the coding sequence ATGTCTGATCTTCTTCACACGTCTTTTCAACTCAATGCTCTTTCCCCCTTTATGATTGGTCTTATTATCTTTGTCTTAGCTGTTTTTGTCGGATACTACGTTGTTTGGAAAGTAACGCCTGCTCTTCATTCTCCCCTGATGGCTGTTACAAATGCCATTTCTTCTGTTATTATTGTTGGCGCTCTTTTAGCCTGTGGGCCTCTTGATCTATCTCTTTCAAAAATATTGGGCTTTGTGGCCGTTATTTTGGCTTCCATTAATATTTTTGGAGGTTTTCTTATTACGCAACGCATGTTGAGTATGTTTAAGAAAAAAGAACGTCCTAAAAAATAA